A single genomic interval of Streptomyces sp. 1222.5 harbors:
- a CDS encoding futalosine hydrolase, with the protein MLVATAVPAERDAVARAFPGPAEDVRLPGALLRRTGARCDLLAAGVGPALAAASTAGALTAAALDGRPYGLVVSAGIGGGFPPAAPLGSLVVADAITAADLGAETADGFLPVTELGFGTVTHRPPESLVRVVSGALGAPAGTVLTVSTVTGTAARAAELRARHPRALAEGMEGFGVAEAAAAHGVPVLEIRAVSNPVGPRDRAAWRIGDALTALAEAFGKLAPVFESWNPHDDQ; encoded by the coding sequence ATGCTCGTGGCCACTGCGGTTCCCGCCGAACGGGACGCGGTGGCACGGGCGTTTCCGGGGCCGGCCGAGGACGTGCGGCTGCCGGGCGCCCTGCTCCGCCGCACGGGCGCGCGCTGTGACCTGCTCGCCGCCGGCGTCGGACCGGCCCTCGCCGCCGCCTCCACCGCCGGCGCCCTCACCGCCGCCGCACTGGACGGGAGACCGTACGGCCTGGTCGTCTCGGCCGGGATCGGCGGTGGTTTCCCGCCCGCGGCGCCCCTCGGCTCGCTCGTCGTCGCCGACGCGATCACCGCGGCCGATCTGGGCGCCGAGACCGCCGACGGCTTCCTCCCGGTCACCGAGCTCGGCTTCGGGACCGTGACCCACCGGCCGCCGGAATCACTCGTACGAGTCGTGTCCGGGGCACTCGGCGCCCCGGCCGGGACCGTCCTGACCGTCTCCACCGTCACCGGCACCGCCGCCCGCGCCGCCGAACTGCGGGCCCGGCACCCCCGGGCGCTCGCCGAGGGCATGGAGGGCTTCGGCGTGGCGGAGGCCGCCGCCGCGCACGGGGTGCCCGTGCTGGAGATCCGCGCGGTCTCCAATCCGGTCGGCCCGCGCGACCGCGCCGCCTGGCGCATCGGCGACGCCCTCACCGCCCTCGCCGAGGCCTTCGGGAAGCTCGCCCCCGTGTTCGAGAGTTGGAACCCGCATGACGACCAATGA
- a CDS encoding HAD-IC family P-type ATPase — MTHIDAGAELDPVHPVALPESRPEGLTASEVAQRRSRGQVNDVPVRSSRSLGEIVRANVFTRFNAIIGVLWLITLFVAPIQDSLFGFVIIANTGIGIVQEWRAKQTLDSLAVIGEARPTVRRDGVATEIPTDEIVLDDLIEIGPGDKVVVDGVCAEADGLEIDESLLTGEADPVVKRPGDPVMSGSFVVAGGGAFTATKVGREAYAAQLAEEASRFTLVHSELRTGISTILKYVTWMMVPAAIGLVLTQLVVKDNELKDAVARTIGGIVPMVPEGLVLLTSVAFAIGVIRLGRKQCLVQELPAIEGLARIDTVCLDKTGTLTEGGMDVTGLRPLDGADETYVRRVLGALGESDPRPNASLQAIIDAYPDSEDWRCVESLPFSSARKYSGAAFSEGDGETSTWLLGAPDVLLAPEDPALSETERLNEQGLRVLLLARARRDLDDPEPSRGARPTALVVLEQRLRPDASTTLRYFADQSVRAKVISGDNAVSVGAVAAKLGLDGTAVDARRMPDDRAGMAKALDAGTVFGRVTPQQKRDMVGALQSNGHTVAMTGDGVNDVLALKDADIGVAMGSGSEATRAVAQIVLLDNSFASLPSVVGEGRRVIGNITRVATLFLVKTVYSVLLALLVVCWQVEYPFLPRHLTLLSTLTIGVPAFFLALAPNKERARPHFVRRVMRYAIPGGVVAGAATFLTYLLARHHYNGPGALEAETSAATLTLFLVSMWVLAIIARPYTWWRVVLVAAMGAAFLLVLAVPALQSFFALDLIGVRMPWTAVGVAVVAAAALEFLWKWIDRRALC, encoded by the coding sequence ATGACCCACATAGACGCGGGCGCGGAGCTGGACCCCGTGCACCCGGTGGCCCTGCCCGAGAGCCGGCCGGAGGGGCTGACCGCGTCGGAGGTGGCTCAGCGGCGCTCACGGGGGCAGGTCAACGACGTACCGGTGCGCAGCAGCCGGTCACTGGGCGAGATCGTCCGCGCCAACGTCTTCACCCGGTTCAACGCGATCATCGGCGTGCTCTGGCTGATCACGCTGTTCGTCGCGCCGATCCAGGACAGCCTCTTCGGCTTCGTGATCATCGCCAACACCGGCATCGGCATCGTCCAGGAGTGGCGCGCCAAGCAGACCCTCGACTCCCTGGCCGTGATCGGGGAGGCCCGGCCGACGGTACGGCGGGACGGGGTCGCCACCGAGATCCCCACCGACGAGATCGTGCTCGACGACCTCATCGAGATCGGCCCCGGGGACAAGGTCGTCGTCGACGGGGTGTGCGCGGAGGCCGACGGGCTGGAGATCGACGAGTCGCTGCTCACCGGCGAGGCCGACCCCGTCGTCAAACGTCCCGGCGACCCGGTCATGTCCGGCAGTTTCGTGGTCGCGGGCGGCGGCGCCTTCACGGCCACCAAGGTCGGCCGCGAGGCCTACGCGGCCCAGCTGGCCGAGGAGGCCTCCCGGTTCACCCTCGTCCACTCCGAGCTGCGCACCGGCATCTCCACGATCCTCAAGTACGTCACCTGGATGATGGTCCCGGCCGCGATCGGCCTGGTTCTCACGCAGCTCGTGGTCAAGGACAACGAGCTGAAGGACGCCGTCGCCCGCACCATCGGCGGGATCGTGCCGATGGTCCCCGAGGGGCTGGTGCTCCTCACCTCCGTCGCCTTCGCCATCGGCGTCATCCGGCTGGGCCGCAAACAGTGCCTGGTGCAGGAGCTGCCGGCGATCGAGGGGCTCGCCCGGATCGACACCGTCTGCCTGGACAAGACCGGCACGCTCACCGAGGGCGGCATGGACGTCACCGGCCTCAGGCCGCTGGACGGGGCCGACGAGACGTACGTACGGCGGGTGCTGGGCGCCCTGGGCGAGTCCGACCCCCGGCCCAACGCCTCCCTCCAGGCGATCATCGACGCCTACCCGGACAGCGAGGACTGGCGGTGCGTGGAGTCGCTGCCCTTCTCCTCCGCCCGCAAGTACAGCGGGGCCGCGTTCAGCGAGGGCGACGGGGAGACCAGCACCTGGCTGCTGGGCGCCCCCGACGTCCTCCTCGCCCCCGAGGACCCGGCCCTGTCCGAGACCGAGCGCCTCAACGAGCAGGGGCTGCGGGTCCTGCTGCTGGCCCGCGCGCGCCGCGACCTGGACGATCCCGAGCCGTCCCGGGGCGCCCGCCCCACCGCCCTCGTCGTCCTGGAGCAGCGGCTGCGGCCCGACGCCTCGACGACCCTGCGCTACTTCGCGGACCAGAGCGTCCGGGCGAAGGTGATCTCCGGGGACAACGCGGTGTCGGTGGGCGCGGTCGCCGCCAAGCTGGGTCTGGACGGTACGGCGGTGGACGCGCGGCGGATGCCCGACGACCGGGCCGGGATGGCGAAGGCGCTGGACGCGGGCACCGTGTTCGGGCGGGTCACCCCGCAGCAGAAGCGGGACATGGTCGGCGCGCTCCAGTCGAACGGGCACACCGTCGCGATGACCGGCGACGGGGTGAACGACGTGCTCGCGCTCAAGGACGCCGACATCGGGGTGGCCATGGGCTCGGGTTCGGAGGCGACCCGCGCGGTGGCGCAGATCGTCCTGCTGGACAACAGCTTCGCGAGCCTGCCGTCGGTGGTGGGCGAGGGCCGCCGGGTGATCGGCAACATCACGCGCGTGGCGACCCTGTTCCTGGTGAAGACCGTCTACTCGGTGCTGCTGGCGCTGCTGGTGGTGTGCTGGCAGGTGGAGTACCCGTTCCTGCCCCGGCACCTGACCCTGCTGTCCACCCTGACCATCGGCGTCCCGGCGTTCTTCCTGGCCCTCGCCCCCAACAAGGAGCGGGCCAGACCCCACTTCGTGCGCCGGGTGATGCGGTACGCGATCCCCGGCGGGGTGGTGGCCGGGGCGGCGACCTTCCTGACGTACCTGCTCGCCCGCCACCACTACAACGGGCCGGGCGCCCTGGAGGCGGAGACCAGCGCGGCCACCCTGACCCTGTTCCTGGTCTCCATGTGGGTCCTGGCGATCATCGCCCGCCCCTACACCTGGTGGCGGGTGGTCCTGGTGGCCGCGATGGGCGCCGCGTTCCTGCTCGTCCTCGCCGTGCCGGCCCTGCAGAGCTTCTTCGCGCTCGACCTGATCGGTGTGCGGATGCCGTGGACCGCGGTGGGGGTGGCGGTGGTGGCGGCCGCCGCCCTGGAGTTCCTCTGGAAGTGGATCGACCGCCGGGCGCTGTGCTGA
- a CDS encoding DUF3027 domain-containing protein — MSAATTRSRTPDRLCAEAVDLARAAAEEAAAPGVVGEHSGLVSEGDRVVTHFFECKEMGYRGWRWAVTVARASRAKIVTLDEVVLLPGPDALLAPEWVPWSERLRPGDLGPGDLLPTDQDDLRLEPGYTGEDEPQPNAAVSEEMAELAEAEDADVTSGTPAVQPTTPTRGSIASVAEELGMRRARVLSRYGLHTAADRWDESFGAQTPMAQAAPATCASCGFLTPIGGTLGQAFGICANEFSPADGRVVSLAYGCGAHSEAAVMPKPPQPAAPVIDETRVDPFPLRPARDSGSVPEVGDEETAELGHS; from the coding sequence GTGAGCGCAGCGACCACGCGAAGCCGCACCCCCGACCGCCTGTGCGCCGAGGCCGTCGACCTCGCACGCGCCGCCGCCGAGGAGGCCGCCGCACCCGGCGTGGTCGGCGAGCACTCCGGATTGGTGTCCGAGGGTGACCGCGTTGTCACGCACTTCTTCGAGTGCAAGGAAATGGGCTACCGGGGCTGGCGCTGGGCGGTGACGGTCGCCCGCGCCTCCCGCGCGAAGATCGTCACGCTCGACGAGGTCGTCCTGCTGCCCGGCCCCGACGCGCTCCTCGCCCCCGAGTGGGTGCCGTGGAGCGAGCGGCTGCGCCCCGGCGACCTCGGCCCCGGCGACCTGCTCCCCACCGACCAGGACGACCTGCGCCTGGAGCCGGGCTACACGGGCGAGGACGAGCCGCAGCCGAACGCGGCGGTGTCCGAGGAGATGGCGGAGCTGGCCGAGGCGGAGGACGCCGACGTCACGTCCGGCACCCCAGCCGTCCAGCCCACGACGCCCACCCGTGGCTCGATCGCCTCGGTGGCCGAGGAACTCGGCATGCGCCGCGCCCGGGTCCTCTCCCGCTACGGCCTGCACACCGCCGCGGACCGCTGGGACGAGTCGTTCGGTGCGCAGACTCCGATGGCGCAGGCGGCCCCGGCCACCTGCGCGAGCTGTGGCTTCCTCACCCCGATCGGCGGCACCCTGGGCCAGGCCTTCGGTATCTGCGCGAACGAGTTCTCCCCGGCCGACGGCCGGGTGGTCTCCCTGGCCTACGGCTGCGGCGCCCACTCCGAGGCGGCCGTCATGCCCAAGCCGCCGCAGCCGGCCGCGCCGGTCATCGACGAGACGAGGGTCGACCCCTTCCCCCTCCGCCCCGCGCGCGACTCGGGTTCCGTCCCCGAGGTCGGCGACGAGGAGACGGCGGAGCTCGGGCACTCCTAG
- a CDS encoding DUF2771 domain-containing protein: MTTLQSVVRRRRAVAAAGAVSAGLLVLSACDKPTPVATVTVGRSSVSSEALCYNDGKTLDAKSLAKCAKKAGDVETIKVDTDDTVRFGVDPKIADGGWTILVNGRQFTDTSKKTYRTIPGSAFFNAQYGTQGTTNTVSIQQGEKGLWSFKLKKA, from the coding sequence ATGACCACGCTGCAATCCGTTGTGCGACGCCGCCGCGCCGTCGCCGCCGCCGGCGCCGTTTCCGCCGGACTGCTCGTTCTGTCGGCCTGCGACAAGCCGACGCCCGTCGCGACGGTCACCGTCGGGCGGAGTTCGGTCAGCTCGGAGGCCCTCTGCTACAACGACGGCAAGACGCTGGACGCCAAGTCGCTGGCGAAGTGCGCCAAGAAGGCCGGCGACGTCGAGACGATCAAGGTGGACACCGACGACACGGTCCGCTTCGGGGTCGACCCGAAGATCGCGGACGGTGGCTGGACGATCCTGGTGAACGGCCGCCAGTTCACCGACACCAGCAAGAAGACCTACCGCACCATCCCGGGCAGCGCGTTCTTCAACGCGCAGTACGGCACCCAGGGCACCACCAACACCGTCTCGATCCAGCAGGGCGAGAAGGGTCTGTGGTCCTTCAAGCTGAAGAAGGCCTGA
- a CDS encoding DUF2530 domain-containing protein, translated as MAKWTPKHEAPEPLEGPVVATITGGTIVWFVLFLVQLPFYGWFDDHGHLWWLWTCLAGGGLGLIGIWYVRRRDAAIKRSAEPTAVPAK; from the coding sequence ATGGCGAAGTGGACCCCCAAGCACGAGGCGCCGGAGCCCCTGGAGGGGCCCGTGGTCGCCACCATCACCGGCGGCACGATCGTGTGGTTCGTCCTCTTCCTGGTGCAGCTGCCCTTCTACGGCTGGTTCGACGACCACGGGCACCTGTGGTGGCTGTGGACCTGCCTGGCCGGTGGCGGTCTCGGGCTGATCGGCATCTGGTACGTCCGCCGGAGGGACGCGGCGATCAAGCGGTCCGCCGAGCCGACGGCGGTCCCGGCGAAGTAG
- a CDS encoding DUF397 domain-containing protein, with amino-acid sequence MIRWFKSSYSDGPEGDSCVEVALDWEAAAPATVHVRDSKQTDGPRLGVAPDAWTAFLGHASRG; translated from the coding sequence ATGATCCGCTGGTTCAAGAGCAGCTACAGCGACGGCCCCGAGGGCGACTCCTGCGTGGAAGTGGCCCTGGACTGGGAGGCCGCCGCCCCCGCCACCGTCCACGTCCGCGACTCCAAGCAGACCGACGGCCCCCGCCTCGGCGTCGCCCCGGACGCCTGGACCGCCTTCCTCGGTCACGCCTCCCGCGGTTGA
- a CDS encoding sacsin N-terminal ATP-binding-like domain-containing protein: MRRVNVSSKFVRPAAEGADPFGTARLRRGVLDAWVTSPARFREDANAEEDLVLGGYRDRLVVELAQNAADAAARAKVPGRLRLTLRDGVLVAANTGAPLDATGVESLSTLRASAKRDAETTQGAVGRFGVGFAAVLSVTDEPAIVGRHGGVRWSLAEGRELAAGTARHSPGLGDEIRRRDGHVPLLRLPFPAEGSAPEPYDTAVILPLRDTAAADLAERLLDTVDDALLLALPGLTEVVVEVGDTAPRTLRRHTEGAVTVVADSRDGTTRWRTALAHGPLTPDLLADRPVEERLRPHWSVTWAVPEDEAGRPVRPRTTPVVHAPTPSDEPLGVPALLIASFPLDTTRRHAAPGPLTDFLVQRAADAYAELLAGWRPVTDGAIDLVPGPLGKGELDGALRQAVLERLPRTAFLPPAIEARDEEELPEALRPRDAEVVEGAGAATVRVLAEVLPTLLPAGLERRVELRTLGVARLPLADAVDRLAGLEKDPDWWWRLYDSLAGVDPDRLSGLPVPLADGRTTIGPRQVLLPTPDGARIDPDVLGRLGLKVAHPDAAHPLLEKLGALPATPRAVLTTPQVRAAVAASLDDEGGIAWEEDAPDAEELADTVLGLVRDAALEPGEEPWLGALALPDEDGELAPAGELVYPGSPFARVIREGELAAVDAELAEKWGEQPLTACGVLADFALVRATDVVLDPDELEPREGDFAEPDDAGLLDAVDVWSEDVLDRFPESPVPPVATELVAVRDLDLVDDDHWPEALSLLARPPLRDALTQPVRILLHDGTHDTVRPYTAWWLRGHPVLDGRRPAGLLAAGGDPLLRGLYDEADATGFEDEQVLRALGVRTSVSSLLDEPGGAAELLDRLADPDRPVGSAQLHGLYGALAELDPDQVTLPDELRAVVDGRVEVVDAADAVVVDSPDLLPFTAGVPLLPVRPARAAELAELFQVRRLSESVTGEVTSEGTEHDVPDPVRVLLGPRTPRTYVEHEELVVDGVEIDWRLTDDGVLHAATLEGVAAGLAWAAGQWPRRFEVAALLEDPSRTEELARDRWFD; the protein is encoded by the coding sequence ATGAGGAGAGTGAACGTGAGCAGCAAGTTCGTGCGGCCGGCGGCCGAGGGCGCCGACCCCTTCGGCACCGCCCGTCTGCGCCGCGGTGTCCTCGACGCCTGGGTCACGAGCCCCGCACGGTTCCGTGAGGACGCCAACGCCGAGGAGGACCTGGTCCTCGGCGGCTACCGGGACCGCCTCGTGGTGGAGCTGGCCCAGAACGCGGCCGACGCCGCCGCGCGGGCGAAGGTGCCAGGACGGTTGCGGCTCACCCTCCGCGACGGCGTGCTGGTCGCCGCTAACACCGGTGCCCCGCTGGACGCGACCGGTGTCGAGTCGCTGTCCACGCTGCGCGCCTCCGCCAAACGGGACGCGGAGACCACGCAGGGCGCCGTCGGCCGGTTCGGTGTCGGTTTCGCCGCCGTACTCTCCGTCACCGACGAACCCGCGATCGTCGGCCGTCACGGCGGGGTCCGCTGGTCCCTGGCCGAGGGGCGGGAGCTGGCCGCCGGAACCGCCCGGCACAGCCCCGGCCTCGGTGACGAGATCCGCCGCCGGGACGGCCATGTCCCGCTGCTGCGGCTGCCCTTCCCGGCCGAGGGGTCGGCTCCGGAGCCGTACGACACCGCCGTCATCCTGCCCCTGCGGGACACGGCCGCCGCCGACCTCGCCGAGCGGCTGCTCGACACCGTCGACGACGCCCTGCTCCTCGCCCTGCCCGGCCTGACGGAGGTCGTCGTCGAGGTCGGCGACACGGCGCCGCGCACCCTCCGGCGGCACACCGAGGGCGCCGTCACCGTCGTGGCGGACTCACGGGACGGGACCACCCGGTGGCGTACCGCCCTCGCGCACGGCCCGCTCACCCCGGACCTGCTCGCCGACCGGCCGGTGGAGGAACGCCTGCGTCCGCACTGGTCGGTGACCTGGGCCGTACCGGAGGACGAGGCCGGGCGGCCGGTGCGGCCGCGTACCACCCCCGTGGTGCACGCGCCCACGCCCAGCGACGAGCCCCTCGGCGTCCCCGCCCTGCTCATCGCGTCCTTCCCCCTCGACACCACCCGCCGGCACGCGGCGCCCGGCCCGCTCACCGACTTCCTGGTGCAGCGCGCGGCCGACGCCTACGCCGAACTGCTGGCCGGCTGGAGGCCGGTGACGGACGGCGCCATCGACCTGGTGCCCGGACCGCTCGGCAAGGGCGAGCTGGACGGAGCGCTGCGGCAGGCGGTCCTGGAGCGGCTGCCGCGCACCGCCTTCCTGCCGCCCGCCATCGAGGCCAGGGACGAGGAGGAGTTGCCGGAGGCGCTGCGGCCGAGGGACGCCGAGGTCGTGGAGGGCGCCGGCGCGGCCACCGTACGGGTGCTCGCCGAGGTACTGCCCACGCTGCTGCCCGCCGGGCTGGAGCGGCGGGTGGAGCTGCGCACCCTCGGTGTCGCCCGGCTGCCGCTCGCGGACGCCGTCGACCGGCTCGCCGGTCTGGAGAAGGACCCCGACTGGTGGTGGCGCCTCTACGACAGCCTCGCCGGGGTCGATCCCGACCGGCTGTCCGGGCTTCCGGTGCCCCTCGCCGACGGCCGCACCACGATCGGGCCCCGGCAGGTGCTGCTGCCCACCCCGGACGGCGCCCGCATCGACCCGGACGTCCTCGGGCGGCTCGGGCTGAAGGTCGCCCACCCGGACGCCGCGCACCCGCTGCTGGAGAAGCTGGGCGCGTTGCCCGCGACGCCGCGCGCGGTGCTGACCACCCCGCAGGTCCGGGCCGCCGTCGCCGCCTCCCTGGACGACGAGGGCGGCATCGCCTGGGAGGAGGACGCGCCGGACGCCGAGGAGCTGGCCGACACCGTCCTAGGGCTGGTGCGGGACGCGGCCCTCGAACCCGGTGAGGAGCCCTGGCTGGGCGCCCTGGCCCTGCCCGACGAGGACGGCGAACTCGCCCCCGCCGGCGAACTGGTCTACCCCGGCAGCCCCTTCGCCCGCGTGATCCGCGAGGGCGAACTGGCCGCGGTGGACGCCGAACTGGCCGAGAAGTGGGGCGAGCAGCCGCTGACCGCGTGCGGGGTGCTCGCCGACTTCGCCCTCGTGCGGGCCACCGACGTCGTCCTCGACCCGGACGAACTGGAGCCCCGAGAGGGCGACTTCGCCGAGCCGGACGACGCGGGCCTGCTGGACGCCGTTGACGTGTGGTCCGAGGACGTCCTCGACCGGTTCCCGGAGAGCCCGGTGCCCCCGGTCGCCACGGAACTCGTCGCGGTCCGCGACCTGGACCTGGTGGACGACGACCACTGGCCCGAGGCCCTGTCGCTGCTCGCCCGGCCGCCGCTGCGCGACGCCCTCACCCAGCCGGTGCGCATCCTGCTGCACGACGGCACCCACGACACCGTGCGGCCGTACACCGCGTGGTGGCTGCGCGGGCACCCGGTGCTGGACGGCCGGCGCCCGGCCGGTCTGCTCGCCGCCGGCGGGGACCCGCTGCTGCGCGGGCTGTACGACGAGGCCGACGCCACCGGGTTCGAGGACGAGCAGGTGCTGCGGGCGCTCGGCGTGCGGACCTCCGTGAGCTCGCTGCTGGACGAGCCCGGCGGCGCCGCCGAGCTGCTGGACCGGCTCGCCGATCCGGACCGGCCGGTCGGCTCCGCCCAACTGCACGGTCTCTACGGCGCCCTGGCCGAGCTGGACCCCGACCAGGTGACGCTGCCGGACGAGCTGCGGGCCGTGGTGGACGGACGGGTGGAGGTCGTGGACGCGGCCGACGCGGTCGTGGTCGACTCGCCCGATCTGCTGCCCTTCACCGCCGGGGTGCCGCTGCTGCCGGTTCGCCCGGCGCGGGCCGCCGAGCTGGCGGAGCTGTTCCAGGTGCGGCGGCTGAGCGAGTCCGTCACCGGCGAGGTGACGTCCGAGGGCACGGAGCACGACGTACCGGATCCGGTGCGGGTGCTGCTCGGCCCGCGTACCCCCAGGACGTACGTCGAGCACGAGGAACTGGTCGTGGACGGCGTCGAGATCGACTGGCGGCTGACCGACGACGGGGTGCTGCACGCGGCCACGCTGGAGGGCGTCGCCGCGGGCCTGGCCTGGGCGGCGGGCCAGTGGCCCCGCCGCTTCGAGGTCGCCGCATTGCTGGAGGACCCCTCCCGCACGGAGGAACTGGCCCGGGACCGGTGGTTCGACTGA
- a CDS encoding helix-turn-helix transcriptional regulator, producing MDGEEEPGWEVDPDDDWGVAVVATVGRQLRLRREASGMRAADFGRAVGYGEDMVYKVESGKRIPRPEYLDKADRVLQAGGLLAAMKEDVEKVRYPKKVRELAELEARAVEYGAYVGLSVHGLLQTPEHARALFEVSQSAYTEAELERLVAARMARKAIFERSPAPALSFVQEEVTLRRQVGGTMVWRQQLEHLLGVAQLRNVTVQVMPTDSGAHPGLSGKIEVLKFGDGTVVGRSDGAYNGRPISDPKQLRILELRFSTIRAQALSPKESLAFIEHLLGET from the coding sequence GTGGACGGGGAAGAGGAGCCGGGCTGGGAGGTCGACCCGGACGACGACTGGGGTGTGGCCGTCGTCGCCACGGTGGGGCGCCAGCTGAGGCTGCGCCGTGAGGCGTCCGGGATGCGTGCGGCCGACTTCGGCAGGGCCGTCGGCTACGGCGAGGACATGGTCTACAAGGTGGAGTCCGGCAAGCGGATCCCGCGGCCCGAGTACCTGGACAAGGCGGACAGGGTGCTTCAAGCGGGCGGGCTGCTGGCCGCGATGAAGGAGGACGTGGAGAAGGTCCGCTATCCGAAGAAGGTCCGGGAACTGGCCGAGCTGGAGGCCAGAGCCGTCGAGTACGGCGCGTACGTCGGCCTCAGCGTCCACGGCCTGCTGCAGACGCCCGAGCATGCGCGAGCCCTCTTCGAGGTGTCGCAGTCCGCTTACACGGAAGCCGAGTTGGAGCGGCTGGTGGCCGCACGCATGGCGCGCAAGGCCATCTTCGAGCGAAGTCCGGCTCCGGCGCTCAGCTTCGTGCAGGAAGAGGTGACGCTACGCCGACAGGTCGGAGGCACAATGGTGTGGCGTCAGCAACTCGAACACCTGCTTGGTGTCGCGCAACTGCGCAATGTCACCGTGCAGGTGATGCCGACCGACTCGGGCGCCCATCCCGGACTGAGCGGCAAGATCGAGGTGTTGAAGTTCGGCGACGGAACGGTGGTGGGACGCTCGGACGGGGCGTACAACGGCCGCCCGATCTCCGATCCGAAACAGCTCCGCATCCTTGAGCTTCGGTTCAGCACCATCCGGGCGCAGGCGCTCTCCCCCAAGGAGTCGCTGGCCTTCATCGAGCACCTGCTGGGAGAGACATGA
- a CDS encoding MFS transporter produces MNVVAAADKASDRGGGAGRVGGAVRSVGRALHFPVTGAARGIRKATHAHGAGESGLGKLIELHAVNGAGDVMVTVALASTVFFSVPTDEARGRVALYLAITMAPFTVLAPVIGPLLDRLPHGRRAAMAGAMLARALLALIISGAVATGSLELYPAALGVLVASKAYGVVRSAVVPRLLPPTFSLVKANSRVTLAGLLATGAAAPIAAGLHALGDPWPLYGAFVIFVAGTFLSFTLPPKVDSAKGEDVALLAADEQHLHGPDRKRTKRPGLRTVGPAVTHALGANASLRCLSGFLIFFLAFLLREHPLTGESAAVSLGIVGVSAGAGNALGTAVGAWLRSRAPEVIIVTVVAVVLGTAVVAALFFGALLVACLAAVAGFAQALAKLALDALIQRDVPELVRTSAFARSETLLQMAWVFGGAVGIVMPLNGTVGLLTGAAFVAVGWLTTLKGLLASARHGGRARARVA; encoded by the coding sequence ATGAACGTCGTGGCAGCCGCGGACAAGGCGAGTGATCGTGGCGGCGGTGCGGGCCGGGTGGGTGGTGCCGTCCGCTCGGTCGGCCGCGCCCTGCACTTTCCCGTCACCGGCGCCGCCCGGGGGATCCGCAAGGCCACCCACGCCCACGGCGCCGGCGAGTCGGGGCTGGGCAAGCTGATCGAGTTGCACGCGGTGAACGGCGCGGGGGACGTGATGGTCACCGTGGCGCTCGCGTCCACGGTGTTCTTCTCCGTGCCGACCGACGAGGCCCGCGGGCGCGTCGCGCTCTACCTGGCCATCACGATGGCCCCCTTCACCGTCCTCGCCCCCGTCATCGGCCCCCTCCTGGACCGGCTGCCGCACGGGCGGCGCGCCGCCATGGCCGGGGCGATGCTGGCCCGGGCGCTGCTCGCGCTGATCATCTCGGGGGCCGTGGCCACCGGAAGCCTGGAGCTGTATCCCGCCGCGCTGGGCGTGCTCGTGGCGTCCAAGGCCTACGGGGTGGTCCGCAGCGCCGTGGTGCCGCGGCTGCTGCCGCCCACGTTCTCGCTGGTGAAGGCGAACTCCCGGGTGACCCTGGCCGGGCTGCTGGCCACCGGTGCCGCCGCGCCGATCGCCGCGGGGCTGCACGCCCTCGGCGATCCCTGGCCGCTGTACGGCGCCTTCGTGATCTTCGTCGCGGGCACGTTCCTGTCGTTCACCCTGCCGCCGAAGGTGGACTCGGCCAAGGGCGAGGACGTGGCGCTGCTCGCGGCCGACGAGCAGCATCTGCACGGGCCGGACCGCAAGCGGACCAAGCGCCCGGGGCTGCGGACCGTGGGGCCGGCGGTCACCCACGCGCTCGGCGCCAACGCGTCCCTGCGCTGCCTGTCCGGCTTCCTGATCTTCTTCCTCGCCTTCCTGCTGCGGGAGCACCCGCTGACCGGGGAGAGCGCGGCGGTCTCGCTGGGGATAGTCGGCGTCTCGGCCGGTGCGGGGAACGCGCTGGGCACGGCGGTGGGCGCGTGGCTGCGGTCGCGGGCCCCGGAGGTCATCATCGTGACGGTCGTCGCGGTGGTGCTGGGGACGGCGGTCGTGGCCGCCCTGTTCTTCGGGGCGCTGCTGGTGGCCTGCCTCGCGGCGGTCGCCGGGTTCGCGCAGGCACTGGCCAAGCTGGCACTGGACGCGCTGATCCAGCGGGACGTGCCGGAACTGGTGCGCACCTCGGCGTTCGCCCGCTCGGAGACGCTGCTCCAGATGGCCTGGGTGTTCGGCGGGGCGGTCGGCATCGTGATGCCTCTCAACGGCACCGTCGGGCTGCTGACCGGCGCCGCGTTCGTGGCCGTCGGCTGGCTGACCACCCTGAAGGGGCTGCTCGCCTCGGCACGGCACGGCGGCCGGGCCCGGGCCCGGGTGGCGTAA